Genomic window (Chryseobacterium sp. H1D6B):
TACTTTATCTGAACAAGTAAATGAGAACTGGGTCATTCCTTCTCTTCTGATACAGCCGTTTGTAGAAAATGCCATAAAACATGGGGTTTCTAACCTGACAGACCGTACAGGGAATATTGAAATCTCATTCGAATACATCAATTCATTTCTGTGTATAACCATTGAAGATAACGGGGTCGGAATCGGTAAAAAATCTGAATCCATGTCAAAAACCAATTCCTTCGGGGTCAAATTATCTCAAAAAAGAATTGAAACATTTAAACAGCTTTTTGAAACCAATATTAAGCTGGAAATTCATGATCTTTCAGAAAAAAAACAAAAACCAGGAACACAAATTATAATTTACATTACGCCTTATGAAAACTAAAATACAGGTCTGCGTCATTGACGACGAAAAAGATGGAAGAGATTATATTGCTCTTCTATTAGAAAACGAATTTCCAGAAATTCATATTGCATTTCAGGCTTCCAGTGTAGAGGAAGCGTACATTCATCTTACCAAAAACGTTCTTGATATTATATTTTTGGATATCCAGCTGAAAGATGGTACTGCCTTCGACCTGCTTTCTAAATTCAAGGATATAGATTCCCAGATCATTTTTATTACTGCATTTGAACACTTTGCCATTCAGGCTATAAAAAATGGTGCTGCAGATTATCTTTTAAAACCAATCAAGAAAATTGATTTTATTGTAGCGGTGAACAAAGCATTGGAGAACATCAAAAAAAATAAAATACAGCCTGTCAACGCTGCGAACCAAAATAAGATAAGTCTTCCTACCCTGCAGGGTTTTAAATTAACAAATATCACAGATATCATACGCTGCGAAGCCGATTCCAGCTACACTACCTTTCACCTCACCGACAGGACCAAAATAATCGTTTCTAAAACGCTTCACGACTTTGAAGAACACCTTTCTGAATATAATTTTTTTAGGATACATCATAAACACTTGATCAATTTATCTCACTTAAAAGAATATATAAAAGGTAAGGGCGGACAGGTGATCATGGCAGATAATTCTGTATTGGATGTTTCTGTCCGTAAAAAAAATGATTTTTTACATAAAATAGGACATTTAGATTAAACATGATAAACAACTAAAAGCTACACTTATTAGAAAGATCAACACACTTACTTATTTTTGATAGGAAAACACTGCACAGCACTCTATTTTTGATATTACAAATACAATTAATTTTTAAATGAACACCATCATGAAAAATTTCAAAAAACTATCAAGAGGCGAATTAAAATCACTGAACGGAGGCTTTACGTGCTACTGCGGTACTCAGAATGCCGGAGAATTCACTTATCTGCAAATTTGTATAGCATACTGCAAGGCTATATTAACCCCTATCAAGATTCCTACTGTAGGATAATAACTTTTTCAAAATAATTTGTAAAAACCGCTGAATAAAAATTTATTCGGCGGTTTGTATTTAAAGGTATCTAAGTTTTCCAATAAAAATATCTTACAGAACAATTAAGCCAAATTTCACAACACTTATTAGCA
Coding sequences:
- a CDS encoding LytTR family DNA-binding domain-containing protein; amino-acid sequence: MKTKIQVCVIDDEKDGRDYIALLLENEFPEIHIAFQASSVEEAYIHLTKNVLDIIFLDIQLKDGTAFDLLSKFKDIDSQIIFITAFEHFAIQAIKNGAADYLLKPIKKIDFIVAVNKALENIKKNKIQPVNAANQNKISLPTLQGFKLTNITDIIRCEADSSYTTFHLTDRTKIIVSKTLHDFEEHLSEYNFFRIHHKHLINLSHLKEYIKGKGGQVIMADNSVLDVSVRKKNDFLHKIGHLD